From the Thamnophis elegans isolate rThaEle1 chromosome 11, rThaEle1.pri, whole genome shotgun sequence genome, one window contains:
- the B3GALT2 gene encoding beta-1,3-galactosyltransferase 2 yields the protein MLQWRRRHCCFAKMTWNTKRSLFRTHFIGLLSLVFLFATFLFFNHHDWLPGRVGYKENPVAYTTRGFRSTRSETNHSSLRSIWKDAIPQTLRPQVMTVNSNDTGVSPQGVTGLENTLSANGSIYNAKGTGRPASYHFKYIINEPEKCQESSPFLILLIAAEPDQAEPRQAIRQTWGNESLAPGIQILRIFLLGLSIKLNGYLQQAILEESRQYHDIIQQEYVDTYYNLTIKTLMGMNWVATHCPNVAYVMKTDSDMFVNTEYLIHKLLKPELPPRQKYFTGYLMRGYAPNRNKDSKWYMPPDLYPSERYPVFCSGTGYVFSGDLAEKIFKVSLSIRRLHLEDVYVGICLAKLRIDPMPPPNEFVFNHWRVSYSSCKYSHLITSHQFQPSELIKYWNHLQQNKHNACANTAKEKAGKYRHRKLH from the coding sequence ATGCTTCAGTGGAGGAGGAGGCATTGCTGCTTTGCCAAGATGACCTGGAATACCAAACGCTCCCTCTTCCGCACACACTTCATTGGCCTACTCTCCCTTGTGTTCCTTTTTGCTACGTTTCTGTTTTTTAACCACCACGATTGGCTGCCTGGGAGAGTTGGATACAAAGAAAACCCTGTGGCATATACTACACGGGGATTTAGATCAACAAGAAGTGAAACCAACCACTCCTCTTTAAGGAGCATTTGGAAAGACGCCATTCCTCAAACCCTGAGGCCACAGGTGATGACGGTTAATTCCAACGACACAGGAGTGTCACCTCAGGGAGTCACTGGTTTGGAGAACACGCTCAGTGCCAATGGGAGTATATACAATGCAAAAGGAACTGGCCGTCCAGCTTCGTATCATTTCAAATACATCATCAATGAGCCTGAAAAATGCCAGGAATCAAGTCCATTCCTAATACTTCTGATAGCCGCAGAACCAGACCAGGCGGAACCTCGGCAAGCCATCAGGCAAACCTGGGGAAACGAAAGCCTGGCACCTGGGATTCAAATACTTCGGATTTTTTTGCTAGGTTTAAGTATTAAACTGAATGGATACCTTCAGCAAGCCATCCTGGAAGAAAGCAGGCAATACCACGATATCATCCAACAAGAATACGTGGATACTTATTACAACTTAACAATTAAAACGCTCATGGGGATGAACTGGGTGGCCACCCACTGCCCAAATGTGGCATACGTTATGAAAACTGACAGCGACATGTTTGTAAATACGGAGTATTTGATACACAAGCTTTTGAAACCGGAGCTGCCTCCCCGGCAAAAATACTTTACTGGCTACCTAATGAGGGGCTATGCACCTAACAGGAACAAAGACAGCAAGTGGTACATGCCACCTGATCTGTATCCAAGCGAACGCTACCCTGTATTCTGCTCTGGGACTGGCTACGTGTTTTCTGGAGATTTAGCGGAAAAGATTTTCAAGGTTTCACTGAGTATCAGGCGGTTGCATTTAGAGGATGTGTATGTAGGCATCTGCCTTGCCAAACTGAGAATTGACCCAATGCCCCCACCCAATGAGTTTGTCTTCAATCACTGGCGGGTTTCTTATTCCAGCTGTAAATATAGTCATCTAATTACCTCCCATCAGTTCCAGCCTAGTGAACTGATCAAATACTGGAATCACTTGCAACAGAATAAGCACAATGCCTGTGCCAACACGGCAAAAGAAAAAGCGGGAAAGTATCGTCATCGTAAACTGCACTAA